In the Clostridium sp. 'White wine YQ' genome, TTCCTTACTAAATTTTAATAATAATTGCATGAAAAGTACTTAAATACTGTTTACACTCACTAATATCTATACTTAATTTTGAATTATAATTTTGTGAGCAATTTCATATTATACCTATTCATCAGAAGTTAAAATAGCATTTCTTCCAACGTTTCTACCCATACCTTTAATTCAATTATTTATCACGTTAGGAGGTTTTTTTTCTTACTAAACGTAAAAAGAAGTTAAAAGTACTATTTTCCTTTTAACTTCTCCTCTGCAGAAAAAATATATAAATCTTGTGTAAACATTCCCTCATTAATAAATGTATTTAGGTTCATTTTTGGATTCTTATCCACTATAGATTTTAGTATATAAAGACCTAATCCTCTATTTTCACCTTTAGTAGAATATCCTCTATCATAAATTTTATCCATATTCAATTCTTGTTTTTTAAATGTATTAGCTACTGTAATATTTAAGTTATTATCAATCGCTTCCACATAAATTTCTAATTTTTTATGTTCATTTTTTAATACTTCCTCTAATGCATTTTCTAATATTATTCCCATAACTCTAGAAAATTCCATTTCAGATATATTACATTCCTTTATTTTTCCTATAGTTATTAAGCTTACTTCTATATCTTTCTTAATACTTAACATTATATAATATGAAAGAATAGATTTTAAAGGTATATAATTTATATCTTTCAAATTCAGGAAGGCATCATAACTTTTATCCCCTACCACTTCTCTACTTAATTTATCTAATAGATCATTTTCTTTTAAGTTATCCATTCCAATGCCTAAAACTATGTTTTTATAATCATGTTTAAACTCTCTATATTTCTCCACTAACTTCTCTATGGTATCTATGTATAGGGTTAATTCCTTAATCTTCTTTTCTTTTTCATTTAGTTCTAATTCATCTTTTATATTCTGAATGTCTAGTTTATTATTTATAATGTAAAACATTAAGATAAAAAAGTTTATCGAAACAAATATGATTAATTTAATTCCGTAGTTAATATTTAAATCATTTATTATTTTTATCAATATATTAATAAGAATGATTATGTATATGCCATTAAAGTTTCTTTCTTTCACATTATCATCTGGAAAACTCAAAGGAATATATCTCCTAAATAACCCAAATGCTAATAAGATTGCTAAATAAATTAATATAAAACTATAATTAATAGGATGTAATAAAATATTAAAATTAAATATATCTGCTATATTTATTTTATAATCTAAAATAAGTACTATACCTGAACTCATATAATAGGACATGAGAGTAATTAACTCTACAAAAAAGGAAAGTTCCAAATTCCTTCTGAAGTTCTTGCCAATGCAGAAATAGGTTATTATATAATTGCAAAACCATACAAATATAAATGATAAAAGGTTATCAGCTAAAAACTGCATAACACTTGGTTTAATAAGCATCACTATTATTATTGCAAAAATACCATTTAGTTTAATATTTATCTTTTTATCAGAAAAAGCATAAATAAGATAGGTTTGAACTAATGTGGTTGCTACTGTGTAAAGCATGATCGTATCTCCTTCTCTCTTCTCTTAGAAACAATCTCCCTTATACCACCAGTAAGAACTACATATAAATCCTCATTAACATCTTCAATCATTTTAATATGTTCTTTATTAACAATTATGCTTCTATGAATTTGTATAAATTGATTTGAAAGTTCTTCTTGAATTTCCTTTAGAGTTAAATTCACGCTTATTTCCTTATTTATTGTATATATAATAATCTTCTTTTTACTCTTATCAGTTCCAATACAAATAATATCTGAGGGTTTTATAATAAATACATTTCCACCAACCTTAAATATTAAAGATTCATTCTCAATCTTATCTTTATAAATTTTAATATATGTATTAAGTGCTTCTCTTATAGAATTTTCCATGTCAAAGCCTTTGTCTATAAAGTCTAATATTTTCAGCTTATATTTAAATACGCTTTGCATTTGATGTACATAAGAAGTAACATATATCATTTCTCCTTTATATTCATCAATATTTCTTATCTCTCTTCCTAGCATTAACCCATTTTTGTCCTGTTTCAAATCAATATCTAAAATATAAAGGCAATCTTCATAGGATTTTAAAGATTTAATATATTTTATTGCCTCTTCATAGATATTAAATGCTTTGATATTACATTCCAAGCCTCTCTCTCCAAATACAAGTTTTGCTATTTGAGAAATTTTTACTATATATTCTTTTCTATCTTCACATATAATTATGTTCATAAAAATCACCACTCTACATTTTTATAATATAATGATACCTCTTTTCTCAATTTTTGAAAATAAAAAGGAACTTACTACTGAAAAGAGCAAGTCCCTTGTTTTTTATTTTATGTTTACTTAATAACTTATTTAGTTTATTTATTCTTCTTAAATAGTGATTTCACAGCTCGTTTTACCACATCAAAAAAGCTTAACGAAGAAACCATATGCTCTGGATCAATATAATTTCGAACAGTACGAAGTACCTTTTTTGCATCTTTTGAGGCAAAAGTATATGTACCATTTTTCTTTGTTCTGATTGCATATCTTGGAATCCATTTTCCTTTAAACATTACAGATGCAATGACATAGTCAACCTCTTCCCAAGGAATTTGAATAAACTTGCGTGTATCACGAGAATTATAGAATTCGAAACCCTTGTCGCCAATCATGAGTTTACCATAATCTGAAAAACCCGTAAATGCTGTTGCTTCAATTACTAAATCTACTTTTGTATTGAGTGATTCAACCATCCGATCTACCTCTTTTCTACTTATACAAAAATTTATTACTATCATTATATATTCTTTATATATTACTATCAAGTGTTTGAAAGTAGATAAACTTAACACATATATTACCAATCTATATTATTAGTATTGTACCAATTATTTTTTACTCTACTTTAACTACTCTATATGTTAATAAAAGCCCAGGCTAAAAAGCCTAGGCTAATTTTTAAATATTACATTAATCCGATTAAGTGGAAAACAATACCAATTACAAATAATCCTAGAATCATAACAATTGGAGATACTTTCTTCTTAAGTAACCACATACAGATAAGTGTGATTATTAATCCTGCAAGTCCAGGAATTAATGAATCTAAGTTACCTTGTAAAGTTGTTACCTTAGTATCAGTTAATGCCATACCTGATCCTTGTTGTAATAGAGCTTGTTGAATTCCAGCAGCTCCATCAGGAAGCTTGCTCCAATCAATGAATGCTCCATCACTTAATTTAACTGATGATACTACTGGTGCAAATCTAACAGATACCCATCTGTTAACTAATGATCCTAATATGAACATACCAAGGATAGATGCTCCTTTTGTAATATCTTGTAATAAACCACCAGTTAAATCTTCACTGATACGAGATCCTGCTTTGTAACCGAACTCTTGTGTATACCACATAAATGCCATACGAATTATGTTCCAAGCAAAGAAGAATATGAATGGTCCAATAATGTTACCGCTAATAGCAAGTGAAGCAGCTAATGCTCCTAATATTGGTCTTACAGTAAACCAGAATACTGGATCTCCGATACCAGCTAAAGGTCCCATCATACCAACCTTAACACCTTGAATAGTTGCGTTATCGATTGGAGCACCATTTGCACGTTCTTCTTCTAATGCTAATGTTACACCAATAACTGGTGAAGCTACATATGGATGAGTGTTGAAGAACTCTAAGTGACGTTCCAACGCTGCAGTTCTTTCTTCTTTAGTCTTATATAATCTTTTGATTGCTGGAATCATTGCGAATGCCCAACCACCGTTTTGCATTCTTTCATAGTTCCAAGAACCTTGAAGGAAAGCTGAACGCCACCAAACAGAAATACGATCTTTTTTAGTTAATTTTAAATCTTTTGCCATTTTCGTCCTCTCCCTTCTTAGTATCTATCTATAAGATCCCCTAATGGATCTCCAGTATTTGAACTTCCGCCGTTGCCGCCTTGTTTACTTAATGCTAAGTAAAGAAGAGCTAATGCAACACCTAAAGCACCTAATCCGATAAGTGTAATTTGTGAAACTGTTGCTAATACAAAACCTACTGCAAAGAATGGCCATACTTCTTTTGTAGCCATCATGTTGATTACCATTGCATAACCAACAGCTACAACCATTCCACCACCGATTGCTAAACCACCTGTTAACCAAGTAGGCATAGCGTCAAGTAATGAACGTATTGGATCAGCACCAATTGCTAATATTAAACCAGCAGGAATTGCTATACGTACACCTTGTAAGCAGATAGCAGCGATTTGCCACATTTCAACAGCTCTGATATTTCCTTCTTTTGCAGCTGCATCCATGAAGTGTACAAATGCTGTAGCAATAGTACGACAAATAATTGTTAATAATAAACCTGCAACTGCTAGAGGAACAGCTATAGCGATTGCTGAAGCAACTCCCTCTTTACCTTGTCCACCAAGAACTAAAATAATTGCGGATGCAACAGATGCTAATGCTGCATCAGGTGCTACTGCAGCACCGATATTTGCCCAGCCTAAAGCGATCATTTGAAGAGTACCACCTAGGATAAGGCATGGTAATAAATTTCCTGTAGCTAAACCGATTAATGTACAAGCTATTATTGGTTGATGGAATTGGAATTCATCCAATATACCTTCTACACCAGCTAGAAATGCTACAATGATGACTAATATTATTTGAATTATATTTAAAGTCACGATTATTAAACCTCCTTTTGTCTAAATAATTAGATTTCTTAAATAATTAAATTATTTAAGTTTAGCTAATTCTTCTTGTGCTTTTTTTAGTATTTCGTCCATATTTCCTTTTGAATCATTTGGTACTTTACGAACGTCAAAGTTTAGTCCAGCTTTTTTAAGTTTATTGAATGTATCAATATCTACTTGATTAAAAGCAAGTACTTTATTTGGTTGAACTTTACCTAAAGAGTGAGCCATTGAACCAACATTGATTGTCTTCAAAGGTACTCCACCTTCTACTGCTCTTAGTACATCCTCTGGATTTTCAAAAAGAAGCATAGCACGTTGTCCACCAAAATGTTGATCATCTTTTGCAAGCTTGATCATATGATCTACTGGTACAACATGAGCCTTAACTCCTGGAGGAGCAGCTTGTGTAATTAAGTTCTTACGAAGTTTGTCTCTTGCAACATCATCTGACACAACAATGATACGTGTAGGTTGCATAGCTTTTGTCCAAGCAGTTGCTACTTGTCCATGAAGCAAACGAGAGTCGATTCTAGCTAAAACATACTCGAATGATCCAGGTGCACCTGCATTAGATTGTTGAGCTGAGGCTTGTGAAGTTCCACCAGTAACTGGTTCTAATGTTTCTGGTTTAACCTTGATTCCTTCTTTAGCTGATTTTAAAATAGATGCTGCAATTTCATGTGCAGATTCATTTGAAAGACGTAAACCATAAGCTTCAATCAACATTGGAAGATTTAAACCGGCTACAATAGCCCATTTATCTTTGTGTTCTTCAAATAGAGAGTTTGCTTGGTTGAATGGAGTACCGCCCCAAAGATCAACTAAGAATAAAACCTCATCTTGCTTGTCAAAAGATGCGATTGCTTCTTTCATTTTTGCTTTTAGATCATCAGGTCCTTCACTTGGCATCAACGTAATAGCTTTAACGTTTTCTTGTTCTCCGAAAATCATCGTACCAGATTGCAAGATGCCTTTAGCAAATTCACCGTGACTAGCAAGAATAATTCCTACCATTTTTACTTATACCTCCTAATTTTTATTTGCTACAAAAACAAAAGGCATGAGCATTATAAAATAAAACAAAATACATATTGTTTGAATTTCATTACACTGCTTGTACATTGAATTAAATTAATTAAAAAACATCATAATACCCTTATAAAGCTGTACAAAACACAATGAGTACAAATCAATATTAAATTATTTTATTTACTTTGATAACGCCTAGTTGAATTAGTAACATGCTTGATATTATTATTTATTATTACTTTGTAATCTACTTAGGAACCGCTATTTAACTATTCCTAACTTGACTACGTTTTCATAATAACACTTTTTTTTATAAATTTCAAGGTATTAAATCATATTATTTTATATTATTTTTTATTATTCAATATTTGTTAATATTTCTGAACCAATCACTTTCTAATTTTCAGAATATTCTAAATATTGATAATTTTCCGTCTAAAACTGTCATATTGAGAATATGCTATGAAACTTGAAAAAAATATGACCGCTTGTAAGTAGCTTTTAAGTTACTTACAAACGGTTTAAGTGAGTTCACAAAAAAATTCATAATTAGAGTTTCTAATATCTTTAGAAATTAGTTCAAAGTTATATAGAGATGCTATTTCTTTTTGATAGCTACACGCCATACCTCTGGTCCTTGCTCAAGATATTCCCATTCAAATTGTTCAGTATATTCTGCTAAAAATTGATAATGTAGTGGTCTTGGATCATGGTCATTTAATAGCTCCATTTCTTCTCCACTCACTAAATTATTAAAAGTATCAAATATTACAACATGCTTTTCCCTTGGTGGATATATACGTGCATCTACTTGTGCTTTAAATCTTGACATAATTCTACCTCCAATATAGATAATTTATAGTATATATATTATCTATAAATAGAGAAACTTTATGTGATTTCAATCACATGTGTGCATCATAGTTCTTAGAATAATATATTTCTTCTAAAAAGTATACACTAAAATCCACCCTCAAAAACAAGAAAAACCCTTCAATTCAAGGGTTTTCCATTGTGTACTTTGGATTACTCTCCTATTACCTTTTCTTGCTCTCATTATTAGCAAAAAAACTTTTGCTAAAATAAGAACAGTTTTTATTGCCAATATGAAGTCATTGAACTTAGCCTTAAAAAGTGTTATGCTATCAAAGTTAAACTTAATATAATATCTTTACTATACAAATAACAAGTGTAACATAGTAATTTAAAAAATATATTGAAGAGCTTATTTCTATAGGCTCTTTTTTAGTGATAAAGAGAGGTAATAACGTGATAAAAGTTGATAATTTGTCCTATTCGTTCCCCCAAAAAGATTTATTTAATAACATTTCATTTACATTAGAAGATGGTAATCATTGTGCTTTTATAGGAACAAACGGTAGCGGAAAAAGTACACTGATAGATATAATTATGTATCCAGAAAAATATATGTTCGATGGTAGTTTAGAACTATCCCCTAATTGTAGAATTGGTTATGTAAGTCAATTCTCACATTTGGACAATATAGAAGAAATTACTGTTTTTGATTATATAGCAGAAGATTTTATTAAATTACAAAATGAAATAACATCTATTTGTACTGAAATGGAAACATCCTCTGATATTGATACTTTACTAGAAAAGTATCAACAAACTTTAGATGCATTTGATGCAATTAATGGTGCCGACTACGAAAACAACATTAATAAGAGCCTAAATCTTGCAAACTTAATAAAGTATAAAGATTTAATGATATCTGAGCTTAGCGGTGGGCAGTTCAAGCTTATTCAAGTAATCAAGGAAATGCTAAACTCTCCAGACTTAATGATTATGGATGAACCTGATGTATTTTTAGACTTTGATAATCTTAAAGCACTTAAAGATCTAATTAATTCACACAAAGGAACAATGTTAATTATTACGCACAGCAGATATCTATTGAATCACTGTTTTGACAAGATTATTCACCTAGAAAACATGGAGCTTCAAGAGTATGACGGAAACTTTATTGATTATAACTTCTCATTACTCGAAACTAAAATTGAATTACAAGAGCTAGCTGCTTCTGATAATGAAGAATTTGAGAGAAACGAAAAGTTAATAAAAAAACTAAGAGATATAGCAACTGACAATGCTGAAGCTTTTAGAGGGAGAACCCTAAGAGCTAGAGTTAAATATCAAGAAAGATTAGAAAAACGTATGATTAAAGCACCATTTGTAGATATTAAGCAACCGAATATACGTTTATCTACATATAATGTGCCCGAAGAAATTGTTGCTTTAAAAGTTAAGGATTATAGCATCTCCTTTGACGATTTGCTTCTAGAAAATGTTAACTTTGAGATTAAATCTACTGATAAAATAGCCATTATCGGTTCAAATGGTACCGGTAAAACAACCTTACTTCAAGAAATATATAAAAATAATCATGATTCTATTGAAATAAATGAAAATGTTAAAATAGCTTATTTATCTCAGCTTCAAGGCAAAACACTAAATGAATCTAATACGATACTTGAAGAATTTTTTGATGCTGGCTTTAAAACCTATGATGATATTAAAGCTCATATTTCAAACTATGGTTTTGAAGAAGAAATGATTAATCAAAAGATAGGATCTTTATCTGGTGGAGAAAAAAATATACTTCAATTGGCTAAAATCTCTGATAGTAAAACAAACATGTTACTTCTTGATGAGCCTACAAGTCATTTAGACACCTATTCACAAATAGCATTAGAGAAAGCCATATCAAATTATCAAGGCGCGATACTTATGATTTCTCATGATTTCTATTCTATAGTTAACTGTATGGATTTTGTTTTAATCATTGAAGATAAGACAATTAGAAAAATGAATATGCGAAAATTTAGAAAGATGATTTATGCTAAGCATTTTAGCTTAGACTATTTAGAAATAGAACAAAAGAAAAAATTAGTTGAAATAAGAATAGAATCTGCTTTAAAAAATACTGATTTTACGCTTGCAAAAGATTTATTAGAAGAGTTAGAAGCGCTGATTAAATTACTCTAAATTAATTGATTATAAAGAGGCTCACTTAATCCCCATCTAACATCTGCGCGATATATAATTTCCTAATTACTGAATACACAGTACTCAGTAACAAATAAAGGCCCTAGACTGATTAATTAGTCCAGGGCTTTATTACTATTATACTTATCTTTATGATAATGAAAGAATAATCTTATATAGAACATATCCTATAGGAAATAAAATGAATATAAGTCCTAAGATTATTGAGCTTGTATTAAATAAAGGTTTTGATACACCATTTTTTGTTTCCATCTGCTTTAAGTATATTTTATCCATTGCTACCCCTGTACCACCAATAATTATGAGAGATATTCCTATAAAACAACTAAATGCAATAAGAATTCCAATTATAGCCGCTAAATACGGTAAAATAAAAAAGAACATCAGGCCACCTCCATCAAAATCTATTCAAAATAAATACTCCTGCAATCAAATAGCACAAAGTAATTAAAATACCCACCCACATATGTATGGCTGAAAGTAACCAATAACTAACTTTTACTTTTTTATCATCTGTATCGAAAAGTTTGCTCGCCTTCATGCCCTTATAGCCTCGTACTATTGCAATGATAGCCAGAACTAGAGCAACTACAAGTGCTAAAAGAATAAGTGCATTTCCTAGTTGTATCATCTTCGTCCCCCTTTTCCATAAAGATTATTATTATTTCGGATTGATATATCTTCACAATATATAGATAATCTGTTGCTTACATTTTTCCATAAGGTTAAGTTAACTACATAACCATTATAACACAATATTTCATTATATGAATAAAATGGAAACTTAAGAAGGGTTATTAGATGATAGATTGATTTTTATCATTCATTTTACTTTTGCCATAACTTTAACGCAATATTCTTTTACACCTACAACACCATTGCTTTTATATACTTTATTTAAATCACTACCAATTCCACCACAATCTGCTCCAGCTTGTATCCATTCACTTATATTATCCTTATTTACTCCGCCAGTAGGCATTATATTAATATCTGGAAATATTGATTTTGCTGCTCCTATAAATCCTTTTCCAACAACACTTCCTGGAAATAGTTTTATAAATCTTAATCCTAATTTATAAGCTTTGTTTACTTCTGACATTGTCATTAGCCCAGGAATTATTAATGCCTTTCTTTGACTCGCATAACTTATTATTTCTTCATCAATGCAAGGTGAAACAATAAAATCAGCATTATTATCGATGCACTCATCTACAGCATCTTTAGTTAAAACAGTTCCTGCTCCAACATACGTACCTTTATATGCTTCTTTTAATTCTTTTATGAGCTTTGGTGCATTGGGTACACTCATAGTTATTTCTATAATCTTCATTCCACCGTCAATAGCTGCCATACTAATTTCCTTTGCTTCTTCATATGTATTAGTTCTAATAACAGCTACTGCTTTTTCTTCTTTTAAAATATTATAAAGTTCTTCAAACATTATTTACACATCACCTTTTATTTATAACTTTATTTAAGGTTATTCTATTGCTATCTTTTTACTTTGTTCTTATATTTTGAGGATTATTGTTCTAACGCTCTATTTTTTTTGCTTGTCCTAAATGTACTAAAACATCATCATAATAAGGTAATCCTTCATTATCACCTTCGACACCAACTACTAGGGATCCAACTGCATTTGCAAATGTAACACAACTTTCTAGTGTTTCACCTTTAAGTAGCGCAGTTAAAAATCCTGCTGCAAATCCATCTCCCGCCCCTACTGTATCTACTAACGCTTTTGGTTTAATAGCTGGAACTTCATATATATTTTTACCATCTGAACCTATTGCTCCTTTAGCTCCTCTTTTAACAATAACTTTCTCTATTCCATAACCGTGAAAAGTTTCTATTGCCTTTTCTATATTAGTATCTTCTAATAATAGTTCTACTTCTTTATCTCCTATTAAGAGAATATCAACACTAGGTAAAATCCTTTGTATAAAATATTTTGCTTCTTCTTTTGTCCACATTTTCAATCTAATATTAGGATCAAAGGATACCTTTAAATTTAATTTCTTTGCTAATTTTACTGCTTCTATAAACACACTTTGATTATTTTTATTAATTGAAGGAAAAACTCCTGTTATATGAAGTATTTTTGCATTCTTAAAATATTCTTCATTCAAATCTTCTGGGTTCATTGTACTTGTTGGAGATTTCTCTCTATAATAAAATGACCTACTAGACCCATCAGATAAAACTTCTCTAAAATATACTGATGTTTGATATCCATCTACAAGCTTAACTTCTGATATATCAACATCTTCTCCTCTTATTGTCTTTAAAATATATTTTCCGAAATCATCGTTTCCTAGTCTACTTATCCATCCAGATTTTAATCCTAATCTTGAGCAACCAATTGCAACGTTCAATTCTGCTCCTCCTACTTTTCTTTCAAAAGTATTCGAAAATATTATTGGTCCTTTTTGTATAGGACACATTGCAATCATTCCATCTCCTATTGTAATTACATCCATTGAGCGTACACCTCTTTCACATGCCGAAATATTCCTTAGCATTGTTGTAACATATACCTTGAACAATATTTTTTAGTAATTTTATATTTTCTGGTACTTCCCCATTTTCAACCCATTCTCCAATTAGATTACAAGCTATTCTCCTAAAGTATTCATGTCTTGTATATGATAGGAAGCTTCTTGAGTCAGTCAACATTCCAACAAAATGGCCTAATAATCCCAAGTTAGCTAATGCTTTCATTTGCTCAATCATTCCATCTTTATTATCATTAAACCACCAAGCTGCACCAAATTGTATTTTCCCCGGAATTCCATCCCCTTGGAAGTTTCCTATCATAGTTCCTAAAACATAGTTATCCTTTGGATTTAATGTATATAAAATGGTCTTTGGAAGAGAATTTTCTCTTTCTAGTGAATCTAAAAGTCTAGAAAGGGGGTAAGCCATGCATTCATCATTTATGGAATCAAATCCAGTATCTGCTCCTAAACTTTCAATCATTTTTGTATTATTATTTCTAAGTGCTGCTATATGAAGTTGCATTGTCCATCCAAGCATATAATAGTGTTTAGCTACAAATCTAAATGTATAAGTCTTATATTTCTTTTCTTCTTCTATACTTATAGCTTTACCGTCTAGCACTTTTTTAAATATAGCTGTTGCCTCTTCTTTTGAAACTTCTGAATATACTACTGTATTGTTAAAGCCATGATCTGATATTCTACATCCAACTGAATGAAAAAACTTTATTCTTGATTCGAGTGCTAGTAAAAATTCATCATAGCAGTTAATGGTAACTTCAGATATTCTCTCCAGATTTTTTACCCATGAAACAAAGCCATCTGAACTTATTTCCATTCCCTTATCTGGTCTAAATGTTGGCAATACCTTTACATTAAAGCTTTTATCTTCCTTAATTTTTATATGATATTCCAATGTATCAATAGGATCATCTGTTGTACATAAAAATTCAACATTTGACTTTTCAATTAAATCTCTTACTCTAAAACCTTCTCCACTAAGTAATGCATTAGCTTTTTCCCAAATTAATGGAGCAGTATCTTCATCTAGAACATCATATATTCCAAAGAATCGTTGAAGTTCTAAGTGAGTCCAATGATAAAGAGGATTACCTATAGCCATAGGTATTGTTTTTGACCAAGCTAGGAATTTCTCATAATCACTTCCATCCCCTGTGATATATTTTTCATCTATACCATTACTTCTCATTGCTCTCCA is a window encoding:
- a CDS encoding sugar kinase, whose protein sequence is MDVITIGDGMIAMCPIQKGPIIFSNTFERKVGGAELNVAIGCSRLGLKSGWISRLGNDDFGKYILKTIRGEDVDISEVKLVDGYQTSVYFREVLSDGSSRSFYYREKSPTSTMNPEDLNEEYFKNAKILHITGVFPSINKNNQSVFIEAVKLAKKLNLKVSFDPNIRLKMWTKEEAKYFIQRILPSVDILLIGDKEVELLLEDTNIEKAIETFHGYGIEKVIVKRGAKGAIGSDGKNIYEVPAIKPKALVDTVGAGDGFAAGFLTALLKGETLESCVTFANAVGSLVVGVEGDNEGLPYYDDVLVHLGQAKKIER
- the uxaC gene encoding glucuronate isomerase, which gives rise to MKKFMDENFLLSNSTAIDLYHNYAKEMPIIDYHCHVNPKEIYENKKFNNITEAWLYGDHYKWRAMRSNGIDEKYITGDGSDYEKFLAWSKTIPMAIGNPLYHWTHLELQRFFGIYDVLDEDTAPLIWEKANALLSGEGFRVRDLIEKSNVEFLCTTDDPIDTLEYHIKIKEDKSFNVKVLPTFRPDKGMEISSDGFVSWVKNLERISEVTINCYDEFLLALESRIKFFHSVGCRISDHGFNNTVVYSEVSKEEATAIFKKVLDGKAISIEEEKKYKTYTFRFVAKHYYMLGWTMQLHIAALRNNNTKMIESLGADTGFDSINDECMAYPLSRLLDSLERENSLPKTILYTLNPKDNYVLGTMIGNFQGDGIPGKIQFGAAWWFNDNKDGMIEQMKALANLGLLGHFVGMLTDSRSFLSYTRHEYFRRIACNLIGEWVENGEVPENIKLLKNIVQGICYNNAKEYFGM